In Lates calcarifer isolate ASB-BC8 linkage group LG21, TLL_Latcal_v3, whole genome shotgun sequence, a single window of DNA contains:
- the tmprss13a gene encoding transmembrane protease serine 13a, translated as MAKHDPNDPPPPYYSVAVHTQPPLTPYEEVVYGVGPGLTPPTQPHYIPQYAPPVVVPQVTRPSIPPSRKKKRCCENNAKCYGGSGGVLLVLALLALAIWLGVRYGTRLATAAILYDDDDDDRNEDLPLPKHDSCPNNTVQCDGIRDCQLGSDETNCVRFGEDNGLQIKTSQDGRFLPVCYKGWDQSYAEQTCSQLGFRQSSVTKPIQSQETTGLTMTSRSSSPIQGLVTVSPSCPDQKIVSLQCVDCGEQQSTSRIIGGSIAKTGQWPWQLSLHFRGSHVCGGVLISHDFVLTAAHCFPRSNSLAFSADHWTVYAGLVSLDNLPQPYLVKKIVLNENYSSKTNDQDIALLKLTSPVVFNDKVQPACLPTSGQQFLHGTKCWTSGFGTTEAGSGTVSKDLMEVMVDIIGTPVCNNLRVYGGSVSRNMLCAGDLNGGKDSCQGDSGGPLVCQKDNRWYLAGITSWGAGCGERYKPGVYTKVSSVLPWIYSKMQQEKP; from the exons ATGGCAAAGCATGATCCG AAcgacccccctcctccttacTACTCTGTTGCCGTGCACACCCAACCTCCCCTGACGCCCTATGAGGAGGTGGTGTACGGTGTGGGTCCAGGCCTGACGCCCCCCACCCAGCCACATTACATCCCCCAGTATGCACCACCTGTGGTAGTTCCCCAGGTCACACGGCCAAGCATAC CCCccagcaggaagaagaaaagatgcTGTGAGAATAATGCCAAGTGTTACGGTGGGTCAGGGGGAGTTTTACTGGTGCTCGCTCTGCTGGCACTGGCCATCTGGCTTGGAG TTCGTTACGGCACCAGGCTGGCAACGGCAGCGATCTTGTatgatgacgacgatgatgacAGAAATGAAGATCTGCCGCTGCCAAAGCACGACAGCTGCCCCAATAATACTGTCCAGTGTGACGGGATAAGAGACTGCCAACTTGGCTCTGATGAAACAAACTGTG TGAGGTTTGGTGAGGATAATGGTCTTCAGATCAAGACATCTCAAGATGGCCGCTTCCTACCAGTGTGCTACAAAGGCTGGGACCAGAGCTATGCTGAACAGACCTGCTCTCAACTGGGATTCAGACA GTCAAGTGTCACCAAACCAATTCAATCCCAGGAGACCACTGGTTTAACAATGACCAGCAGATCATCCTCACCTATCCAGGGTCTGGTAACAGTCAG TCCTTCCTGTCCAGACCAGAAGATTGTCTCCCTGCAGTGTGTGG ACTGTGGTGAGCAGCAGTCTACATCCCGGATCATTGGAGGCAGCATAGCCAAGACAGGTCAGTGGCCTTGGCAGTTGTCGCTCCACTTCAGAGGATCCCATGTCTGCGGCGGAGTCCTGATCTCTCATGATTTTGTGCTGACTGCTGCACACTGCTTCCCGAG AAGCAACTCTTTGGCTTTCTCAGCTGACCACTGGACAGTGTATGCTGGACTGGTGTCCCTGGACAATCTACCTCAGCCTTACCTGGTTAAGAAGATCGTGCTCAACGAGAACTACAGCAGCAAGACTAATGACCAAGACATTGCTCTGCTGAAACTGACATCTCCAGTCGTTTTCAATG ATAAAGTCCAGCCAGCTTGTCTGCCAACATCTGGCCAGCAATTTCTCCATGGAACCAAATGCTGGACCTCAGGCTTTGGCACAACTGAGGCAGGATCCG GCACCGTCTCCAAGGATCTGATGGAAGTGATGGTGGACATCATCGGTACACCAGTGTGTAACAACCTCCGTGTGTATGGAGGCTCTGTGTCCAGGAACATGCTCTGTGCTGGGGACCTGAATGGAGGCAAAGACTCCTGTCAG GGTGACAGTGGTGGACCTCTGGTGTGTCAGAAAGACAATCGTTGGTACCTGGCAGGGATCACAAGCTGGGGAGCTGGCTGCGGTGAAAGATACAAGCCTGGCGTTTATACCAAAGTCAGTAGTGTTTTGCCCTGGATCTACAGCAAAATGCAG CAAGAGAAGCCATGA